One part of the Candidatus Flexicrinis affinis genome encodes these proteins:
- a CDS encoding pilus assembly protein has product MMYNPREEGQGLVEYALILVLVAVVVIVVLAVLGPLVANVFAQINTALVNANAG; this is encoded by the coding sequence ATGATGTACAACCCCCGTGAAGAGGGCCAGGGCCTGGTAGAGTACGCACTCATCCTCGTGCTGGTCGCCGTAGTCGTGATCGTCGTTCTGGCCGTCCTTGGGCCGTTGGTCGCCAACGTGTTCGCGCAGATCAACACTGCGCTCGTCAACGCGAACGCCGGCTAG